The following proteins are co-located in the Vicugna pacos chromosome 3, VicPac4, whole genome shotgun sequence genome:
- the ZNF622 gene encoding cytoplasmic 60S subunit biogenesis factor ZNF622: protein MATYTCNTCRVALYDAEAQRAHYKTDWHRYNLRRKVAGMAPVSAEGFQERVRAQRALAEPESKGAATYCAVCSKKFASFKAYENHLKSRRHVELEKKAVSRKVAIMNEKNLEKGLGVDSVDKDAVNAAIQQAIKAQPSTSPKKAPLVPEAESPSPVAVAAGGRGTQQRAPAEKPPRLQWFEQQAKKLAKQQREEESEEDLDGDDWEDLDSDEELECEDAEAMDEEEEQDAEEEETGVSAPIGAIPVTDCLFCPHHSSSLMKNVAHMTKVHSFFIPDIEYLSDLKGLIKYLGEKVGVGKICLWCNEKGKSFYSTEAVQAHMNDRSHCKLFTDGDALLEFADFYDFRSSYPDHKEGEDPDETEDLPSGKTLEYDDETMELILPSGARVGHRSLMRYYKQRFGLSRAVAVAKNQKAVGRVLQQYRALGWTGSTGAALMRQRDMQYVQRMKAKWMLKTGMQNNAIRQKHFRPQVLF, encoded by the exons ATGGCGACCTACACCTGCAACACCTGCCGCGTGGCGCTGTACGACGCGGAGGCGCAGCGGGCCCACTACAAGACGGACTGGCACCGCTACAACCTGAGGCGCAAAGTGGCCGGCATGGCCCCGGTCAGCGCCGAAGGCTTCCAGGAGCGGGTGCGGGCGCAGCGGGCCCTGGCGGAGCCGgagagcaagggcgcggccaccTACTGTGCCGTCTGCAGTAAGAAGTTTGCCTCCTTCAAGGCCTACGAAAACCATCTCAAGTCCCGGCGGCATGTGGAGCTGGAGAAGAAGGCGGTGAGTAGGAAAGTGGCgataatgaatgaaaagaacttGGAGAAAGGGCTGGGCGTGGACAGTGTGGACAAGGATGCGGTGAACGCGGCCATCCAGCAGGCCATCAAGGCCCAGCCGTCCACGTCACCCAAGAAGGCGCCCCTTGTGCCCGAGGCGGAGTCCCCGAGTCCCGTGGCCGTGGCTGCTGGAGGACGTGGGACTCAGCAGCGAGCCCCTGCCGAGAAACCTCCCCGGCTGCAGTGGTTTGAACAGCAGGCGAAGAAGTTGGCGAaacagcagagggaggaggagagtgagGAGGACCTGGATGGAGATG ACTGGGAAGATCTTGATTCTGATGAGGAATTGGAGTGTGAGGATGCTGAAGCcatggacgaggaggaggagcaggatgcagaggaggaagagactggAGTGAGCGCCCCCATTGGCGCCATCCCCGTGACGGACTGCTTATTTTGTCCCCATCATTCAAGCTCCCTCATGAAGAATGTGGCGCATATGACCAAAgtccacagcttctttattcctGACATAGAATATCTTTCGGATCTTAAGGGACTGATTAAATATTTGG GAGAGAAAGTTGGTGTCGGAAAGATTTGCTTGTGGTGCAACGAGAAAGGGAAATCCTTCTACTCCACGGAAGCTGTGCAGGCTCACATGAATGACAGGAGTCACTGTAAGCTCTTCACAGATGGAGACGCTCTTTTGGAATTTGCAGACTTCTATGATTTTAG GAGTAGCTACCCAGATCACAAGGAGGGGGAGGACCCTGATGAGACCGAGGACTTGCCCTCAGGAAAGACCTTGGAATATGATGACGAAACCATGGAGCTGATTCTCCCTTCCG GTGCCAGAGTGGGTCATCGCTCCCTGATGAGATACTACAAACAGCGGTTTGGCTTGTCCAGAGCCGTGGCCGTTGCTAAGAACCAGAAGGCGGTGGGCCGGGTCCTGCAGCAGTACAGAGCCCTGGGCTGGACCGGGAGCACAG GAGCAGCACTCATGCGCCAGCGGGACATGCAGTATGTCCAGAGGATGAAGGCAAAGTGGATGCTGAAGACGGGGATGCAGAACAACGCCATCAGGCAGAAGCACTTCAGGCCACAGGTGCTGTTCTGA